A genomic window from Lotus japonicus ecotype B-129 chromosome 1, LjGifu_v1.2 includes:
- the LOC130748897 gene encoding uncharacterized protein LOC130748897, translated as MVRVECAFFGKYIVEVVGYLASGDATNAVVVVKCAKIKPFKGKTSLQNVFGATRVLFNPLTQEAAPFRARFLESNDTAAHVINPLQDSTKKSTPEDDFLKHSDGKTIEQLKDLVEKSYCVVLGTVKYIADGMDWCYPACKCSKKEATALLGKSCADLLETTGSDPLTISTEILNLIDRTFLFKIEVANSFHSKFEKSYRVKKLCADQKIINQFRATMTFLSVISLP; from the exons ATGGTTCGGGTTGAATGCGCCTTTTTTGGCAAGTATATTGTTGAAGTCGTAGGTTATCTTGCATCGGGAGATGCAACAAATGCTGTTGTGGTTGTGAAATGTGCAAAGATCAAGCCCTTTAAAG gTAAGACAAGTCTCCAAAATGTTTTTGGGGCTACAAGGGTTCTTTTTAATCCTCTCACACAAGAAGCTGCCCCTTTCCGAGCTCG ATTCTTGGAATCAAATGATACTGCTGCACATGTGATTAACCCGCTACAGGACTCGACAAAAAAATCTACCCCTGAAGATGATTTCTTAAAACATAGTGATGGAAAAACCATTGAGCAACTCAAAGATCTTGTTGAG AAGTCCTATTGTGTTGTTCTTGGTACTGTTAAGTATATTGCAGATGGTATGGATTGGTGTTACCCTGCGTGCAAATGTAGCAAGAAG GAGGCTACTGCGCTTCTAGGCAAATCCTGTGCAGATCTGCTTGAAACTACT GGTTCTGATCCTTTAACAATTTCCACGGAAATTCTAAATTTGATTGACAGAACCTTTTTATTCAAGATTGAAGTCGCAAATAGTTTCCATTCTAAGTTTGAGAAATCATACCGTGTCAAAAAACTTTGTGCTgatcaaaaaattattaatcaatTCAGAGCGACAATGACCTTCCTGTCTGTAATTAGTTTACCTTAA
- the LOC130748907 gene encoding uncharacterized protein LOC130748907, whose product MAIDDLATLDASKENWTIVAKVNRLWLSPRSSKLPFSMDMILMDDKGCKIHTSVRKTLIYRFQSLLSEGRVYQISFFGVGESGRDLRPTSHPFKINFDIHTYVRLVPNKAINLSPYNFVPLSDIMFKDIDTSFLIDVIGILTGATGEQE is encoded by the exons ATGGCAATTGACGATCTCGCCACCCTCGATGCCTCGAAGGAGAACTGGACTATTGTTGCAAAGGTGAACCGTTTATGGCTTAGTCCGAGAAGCTCAaagcttccattttccatggacatgattcttatggatgacaag GGTTGTAAGATTCACACTTCGGTTAGAAAGACTCTTATATACCGATTTCAATCTTTGCTAAGTGAAGGACGTGTATATCAGATTTCGTTttttggtgttggtgaaagcggTCGTGATTTACGTCCAACCTCGcatccattcaagatcaactttgatattcatacTTATGTGCGATTGGTTCCCAACAAGGCTATCAACTTAAGCCCTTACAATTTTGTGCCACTCTCTGATATAATGTTTAAGGACATTGATACGTCTTTTCTTATAG ATGTGATTGGAATTCTCACCGGTGCAACTGGAGAGCAAGAATGA
- the LOC130748928 gene encoding uncharacterized protein LOC130748928, whose translation MDGWDWFGAAIQKTVREGNDTLFWIEKWVGNQPLESRFHRLFNLSKQKWCSVKNMGTWSNGEWNWEFKWRRNLQGRERMRLLELLEEVRSVSLVEARPDKWTWSLEGAGVYSVNSSYLFLQEKELGERDSVLASIWSVPAPSHVRAFAWRMVQNRVPTRDNLFRRQVLGTEDDLLCPLCHQTGETSRHLFFSCPISLSIWYFCYAWRGLDAVLPSTPSEHFLQFPMSGRPKSQQVGELAIWLAATWTIWTMRNRIIFQGATLELGNILELVQVKS comes from the coding sequence ATGGATGGTTGGGATTGGTTTGGAGCTGCGATCCAAAAGACAGTAAGGGAAGGCAATGATACACTGTTTTGGATTGAGAAGTGGGTGGGGAATCAACCATTGGAATCTCGGTTCCATAGATTGTTTAATTTATCAAAACAGAAATGGTGTAGTGTGAAGAACATGGGTACATGGAGTAACGGGGAATGGAATTGGGAATTTAAATGGAGAAGGAATTTACAGGGGAGGGAGCGAATGCGGCTGCTGGAACTATTGGAGGAAGTGAGGTCTGTGAGCTTGGTGGAGGCTAGGCCTGACAAGTGGACATGGAGCCTTGAAGGGGCTGGTGTATATTCAGTTAATTCCTCTTATCTGTTTTTGCAGGAAAAAGAATTGGGTGAGCGTGACTCAGTCTTGGCGTCGATCTGGTCTGTACCTGCACCTTCTCATGTTCGTGCTTTCGCTTGGAGAATGGTCCAGAATCGTGTGCCAACAAGGGACAATCTATTTAGAAGACAAGTGCTGGGAACTGAAGATGATCTGTTATGTCCACTGTGCCATCAAACAGGGGAAACAAGTAggcatttatttttttcatgtcCAATCTCTTTAAGCATTTGGTACTTTTGCTACGCCTGGAGAGGTCTTGATGCGGTGCTGCCTTCTACACCAAGTGAGCATTTTCTCCAATTTCCAATGAGTGGAAGGCCTAAGTCACAACAAGTTGGTGAATTGGCTATTTGGCTGGCAGCTACTTGGACTATATGGACTATGCGCAACAGGATTATTTTCCAAGGTGCAACCCTGGAACTTGGGAATATATTGGAGCTAGTTCAAGTGAAGTCGTGA